The sequence below is a genomic window from Bombus affinis isolate iyBomAffi1 chromosome 13, iyBomAffi1.2, whole genome shotgun sequence.
atttttaaacgaatatatatatatataagtatattgtATATACTTGATGATACACATAGAAATATAAGTTGGTTTTCTGATTATTATTTAATCTACTTTTCTTTTCTCTGTCTATCTAACTGGTATCTCCTTGTTTTTCACGCTTTTAATTAATATCCCGTGAAGTAACCATACAAAAAATTAAttcgaaaatacaaatttttttcGCTCATTTGTTTTCCCACCGAAACAAGGGAAAGTATGCTTCAAGTTGACAATGTCACTTCAATTTCACTTTTTACGAGAAGTTTTTGGAAAAAATTGTCAAGTAATGCGGCCTACGACAAGAATTTATTAAACAATTGTGACAGAGTTGCGAAGAGAATGGGAAACACCGGGTCCGCGCATTCATCGAAAAGAAAAGGACGAAAACGAGAAAGTGGTGACAGGTAAGACAATTTTCGACACATTCTGTTCTCGCGTTTATTTTCGATTCatttaaattcatattattCAAATTCGTGGTAGGTAAAGATATTCTTCCGAACATGGATTTGTTCAATTATGAAAGATAATACATAAAAACGTACTTTATATGTTTTACCTTTGGGTAGCGTAGGTGATCGTCCAGGAAAAActaaaaaatttgtaaatgGTTCCGAATCCCGAACCAgtggaaaagaaataataaaatgtcgTGCGACTAATCCTTTTATCATCTTCTTTCTACGGTTACGGAGTAAAAAGCCAAAGGAACACGTAACCGTGATTGCTCGTGCAGCTGGAAAATTATGGACACAAATGACTCCGGaacaaagaaagaaatacgTACAGTTGGCAAACGCCGAGAAAAAAAGACGAGAAGAGCAAAGAAGGAAACGGAAGTTAAGGTAATCTTGAAACTTTATAAGTATGTGTATCTCTACATATCGATTGATTTAT
It includes:
- the LOC126923015 gene encoding high mobility group protein homolog TDP-1-like, whose protein sequence is MLQVDNVTSISLFTRSFWKKLSSNAAYDKNLLNNCDRVAKRMGNTGSAHSSKRKGRKRESGDSVGDRPGKTKKFVNGSESRTSGKEIIKCRATNPFIIFFLRLRSKKPKEHVTVIARAAGKLWTQMTPEQRKKYVQLANAEKKRREEQRRKRKLRRRKGR